In one Silene latifolia isolate original U9 population chromosome 10, ASM4854445v1, whole genome shotgun sequence genomic region, the following are encoded:
- the LOC141608336 gene encoding uncharacterized protein LOC141608336 gives METTMKIVKELDGDFFGILADESADIADKEQMALCLRFVDKKRTGERENLVGSSPKRKEILKERQAEQVLKEIEVGEIESGSGLNQELGLSRPGDTRWHSHFKTILRVLTMYSSILDAIDTIGEISSGADTVKAESISYALRTFDFVFVAQLMVTIFGVTNELNIALQKKEQDIVNAVKLVDVTKGSLQRIRDNGWDAHLEKVSTFCFKNGIDIPNMDDLYVILGRHRRDRREVTNLQHFRGEVFLSVIDQILSEFNDRFNKKNLLYFEYQLDTFKYDVQNDDKFWNLKTLNELSMKLVETMKHLTYSKVYMLLKLVLVLPVATATVERAFSAMSFIKNRLRNSMGDEYLNDCLVTFLERDVFFTRAITLVDFQNIIFCNPCFNMVNVYGGVVENRVHKSFMLLDVLGSIPIGINF, from the exons ATGGAGACAACTATGAAGATCGTGAAAGAACTTGATGGTGATTTTTTTGGTATTCTCGCTGATGAGTCGGCTGATATAGCTGATAAAGAACAAATGGCTCTTTGTTTAAGATTCGTTGATAAAAAAAGGACAGGTGAAAGAGAG AATTTGGTTGGAAGTTCACCCAAGCGAAAAGAAATTCTTAAAGAAAGACAAGCTGAACAGGTGTTGAAAGAAATTGAGGTAGGAGAAATTGAATCAGGAAGTGGTTTAAATCAAGAGTTGGGATTGAGCAGACCAGGTGATACTCGATGGCATTCTCATTTTAAAACAATCTTGCGTGTGCTTACTATGTACTCTTCCATCCTTGATGCAATTGATACAATTGGAGAGATTTCAAGTGGGGCTGACACTGTAAAGGCAGAGTCCATTTCTTATGCTTTGAGgacgtttgattttgtatttgttgcTCAATTAATGGTGACTATTTTTGgggtaacaaatgaattaaacATTGCATTGCAAAAAAAAGAGCAAGATATTGTGAATGCTGTAAAGCTTGTGGATGTGACAAAAGGCTCTTTGCAAAGGATAAGAGATAATGGATGGGATGCTCACTTGGAAAAGGTTAGTACATTTTGCTTTAAGAATGGCATTGATATTCCCAATATGGATGATTTGTATGTTATTCTAGGAAGACATAGACGTGATCGACGAGAAGTAACTAATCTTCAACATTTTCGAGGTGAGGTTTTCTTAAGCGTCATTGATCAAATTTTGTCGGAGTTTAACGATCGATTTAACAAGAAAA ATTTGTTGTATTTTGAATATCAACTTGATACCTTCAAGTATGATGTTCAAAATGACGATAAATTTTGGAATCTCAAAACTCTTAATGAACTCTCCATGAAACTTGTTGAAACAATGAAGCATCTGACTTATTCAAAGGTTTACATGCTTTTAAAGCTTGTGTTGGTTCTTCCGGTGGCAACCGCGACTGTGGAAAGGGCATTTTCAGCTATGTCATTTATCAAAAATAGATTGCGTAATAGCATGGGCGATGAATACCTAAATGATTGTTTGGTTACTTTTCTAGAACGTGATGTATTTTTTACTAGGGCTATAACCCTAGTAGATTTTCAGAATATAATTTTTTGTAATCCTTGTTTTAACATGGTAAATGTGTATGGTGGAGTGGTTGAAAATAGAGTGCATAAGTCTTTCATGTTGTTAGATGTTTTGGGTTCAATTCCAATTGGCATtaatttttaa